GGCGTCCTCGATGCCGTCCTTGTCGCGCACGTCTACCGGGAACGCGGTGGCCTTCAGGCCCTGCTGGCGCAGCTCCGCCACCAGCAGCTCCAATCCCGAGGCGTTCTGGTCGAACACCGCGACGGGCATCGTGCGCGCCAGCTTGCGTGCGACCGCGGCGCCAATGCCTTGCGCCGCGCCCGTCACCACCGCGTGCCCCGTCATCGAAGACATCCGCCGCCCTCCTGGATTCTTTGAATGAAAATGATAACCATTCTCAATTTACGGGCCCGGAAGTGCCATGGCCGCGAATTCCTGTCAAGGTGGCTGATGCATGGAGCCGCCCCATGTCTGGCTTCACGGGCGGTGGTAGAGCGATTGTTTCAGTCTCAGGCGGCGCTGGCCTTGGCGGAGGCTGTCTCGCGGAGCACCTCGCCGGCGGCGGCGATGGTGTGATCGATCTGCTCCACGGTGTGCACGGCGCTGATGAAGTTCAGGTCGCGGCGGAGGAGGACGCCCCGGCGGGCCATGCCGGCCTGGAAGGGGATCATCTGCTCGATGTGCTCGGGGATGACCTTGCTGAAGCGGAAGAAGGGCACGGAGTCGTAGCCGATGACCTCCAGGCTGGAGCCCGTCTCACGCGCGTGGGCATTGACGCCGTCGCGCAGGCGGCGGCCCAGGCTGGCGATGTGCTCCACGTAATTGGTGCGGCGGTACTCGTTGATGACAGCCTCACACACGGCCAGTGAGAGCATCTCGCCGCCGAACGTGGTGGAGACCTGGAGCTCGCTCAGGCGGGAGAGGTACTTCTCCGGGCCGGCGATGGCGGACAGGGGCATGCCCGCGGCGATGCCCTTGGACAGGGTGACGAAGTCCGCCTGGATGTCGAAGAACTGCTGCGCGCCGCCCAGGGCCAGACGGAAGCCGGTGACGACCTCGTCCAGGACGAACAGCACGCCGTGCTTCGCGCAGGTCTCCTTCACCTGAAGCAGGAACTCGCGGGTGACGGTGCGGTTGTACGGGATGGCCAGCAGCACGCAGGCCAGCTGGGCGCCGTGCTTCTCGATGTGCTCGAGGAGCGCGGGCTCGTCCGGGGGCGTGAAGAGGGGCAG
The sequence above is drawn from the Corallococcus sp. NCRR genome and encodes:
- the mxcL gene encoding myxochelin B biosynthesis transaminase MxcL, giving the protein MSQTAPRHPSLPRPIEGELKLERSNQLLAEARRWVPGVTQTMMKKPDHFAPGAFPVFLTRGNGALVEDADGQEYIDYIQALGANMLGHNHPAVVDTLRKHLSEGIIHSLPTPVEVSSVKALVEVIPGAQMARFFKTGADATSAAVRLSRHLTGREHIVTVGYNGWHDHFMYDTPGVPPTVAKLTTRLPLFTPPDEPALLEHIEKHGAQLACVLLAIPYNRTVTREFLLQVKETCAKHGVLFVLDEVVTGFRLALGGAQQFFDIQADFVTLSKGIAAGMPLSAIAGPEKYLSRLSELQVSTTFGGEMLSLAVCEAVINEYRRTNYVEHIASLGRRLRDGVNAHARETGSSLEVIGYDSVPFFRFSKVIPEHIEQMIPFQAGMARRGVLLRRDLNFISAVHTVEQIDHTIAAAGEVLRETASAKASAA